In Leptospira bourretii, a genomic segment contains:
- a CDS encoding serine hydrolase domain-containing protein has translation MKRSLIFLLLLTFVHCGKDLSPFGGEPEVTTLKSRLKPEWPNPNWKVVSPESVGVSASKLGLVEEYAFTRTGDEADRKGRRTDALVILRNGKLIYEKYARNFSEDKVHLTWSVSKSILQTMYGIAVKQGLVKLDDPGYYHYEPLSRDEAHKKITIRHLLNMSSGLAAEEGYESGPLKSSVIAMLYTRGRKDMGAFCSGLPLRAEPGTQVYYSSCDTNILSAILKKVYGAEEYDKFPFEKIFKPLGITNVTFERDGSGTYVGSSYLYMTAKDLAKIGYLYLNDGIWNGERLLPEGWVQFTRTPAPGYKTTPYSEDLAEDNYTAHWYANTGVPERGIHEPWPDAPKDTFAGLGHWGQMLYVIPSLDLIIVRFGDDREKAFIKNDFLKLVKESVIR, from the coding sequence ATGAAACGAAGCCTTATTTTTCTACTTTTATTAACCTTTGTACATTGTGGCAAAGACCTTTCTCCTTTTGGTGGTGAACCAGAAGTGACCACTCTAAAATCCCGATTAAAACCAGAATGGCCAAATCCCAACTGGAAAGTTGTTTCTCCTGAGTCCGTTGGAGTTTCTGCAAGCAAACTAGGGTTAGTAGAAGAATATGCTTTTACAAGAACTGGTGATGAAGCAGATAGAAAAGGTAGAAGGACAGATGCTCTCGTTATTTTGAGAAATGGAAAACTCATTTATGAAAAATACGCAAGGAACTTTTCCGAAGACAAAGTACATTTAACTTGGTCCGTTTCTAAAAGTATTTTACAAACCATGTATGGAATCGCAGTCAAACAAGGTCTTGTTAAGTTAGACGATCCTGGTTATTATCATTATGAACCACTTAGCCGTGATGAAGCTCACAAAAAAATTACCATCAGACACCTTCTCAATATGTCCTCAGGACTTGCCGCCGAAGAAGGATACGAAAGTGGCCCACTCAAGTCTTCTGTGATCGCTATGTTGTATACCAGAGGCCGCAAAGATATGGGCGCATTCTGTAGTGGACTTCCTCTCCGTGCAGAACCAGGAACCCAAGTCTATTATTCCAGTTGTGATACCAATATCCTTTCTGCCATTCTCAAGAAAGTTTACGGGGCAGAAGAATACGACAAATTTCCTTTTGAAAAAATCTTCAAACCTCTTGGGATCACAAATGTAACCTTCGAAAGAGATGGATCGGGAACTTATGTTGGTTCTTCCTATCTTTATATGACAGCCAAGGACTTGGCAAAAATTGGATATTTGTATTTGAATGATGGGATTTGGAACGGCGAACGTTTGTTACCCGAAGGTTGGGTGCAGTTCACAAGAACTCCTGCTCCAGGATATAAAACCACACCATATTCCGAGGACTTAGCAGAAGACAATTACACTGCCCACTGGTATGCCAACACTGGTGTTCCCGAAAGAGGAATCCACGAACCTTGGCCAGATGCCCCAAAAGATACATTTGCCGGACTTGGTCACTGGGGACAAATGTTGTATGTAATTCCCAGCCTTGATTTAATCATTGTTCGCTTTGGTGATGATCGTGAAAAGGCGTTTATCAAAAATGATTTTTTAAAATTAGTGAAAGAGTCTGTAATTCGGTAA
- a CDS encoding acyl-CoA thioesterase: protein MSKPIKYKHKFTQQVVWGEMDAFGHVNNVTYVRYFESARADYFTKEGLWDSPLKPVKAGPVLTHLDMDYRKQVVFPATLEITLEVDSISSRAFTVICSMWNENEECVLTGNAAFVWFDFELQKPSALPEHFKTKFGSNHLV, encoded by the coding sequence ATGTCTAAACCAATCAAATATAAACATAAATTCACCCAACAAGTTGTTTGGGGTGAAATGGATGCCTTCGGTCACGTAAACAATGTAACGTACGTTAGATATTTTGAATCTGCAAGGGCGGATTATTTTACAAAAGAAGGATTGTGGGACTCTCCACTAAAACCTGTAAAAGCCGGACCTGTGTTAACACATCTTGACATGGACTACCGCAAACAAGTTGTATTTCCTGCTACTTTAGAAATCACTTTGGAAGTGGATTCCATTTCTTCCAGAGCATTTACTGTGATTTGTTCTATGTGGAATGAAAACGAAGAATGTGTATTAACAGGAAATGCTGCCTTTGTTTGGTTTGATTTCGAATTACAAAAACCTTCGGCCCTTCCTGAACATTTTAAAACAAAATTTGGATCCAATCATTTGGTATGA
- a CDS encoding SufE family protein encodes MSKSIEEIQKEIIAEFADLTDWEEKFQYLIELGEELPPYPDEKRTEEYIVPGCQSRVWVAPKLESGKLEFDADTDTALTKGLIAILIRVFSGQSPKDIADASLGFIEEVGLAKFLSISRRNGLFSMVQKLKGYAEKV; translated from the coding sequence ATGAGTAAATCGATTGAGGAAATTCAAAAAGAAATTATAGCAGAGTTTGCTGATCTTACCGACTGGGAAGAAAAGTTCCAATACCTCATTGAGTTAGGCGAAGAACTACCTCCCTATCCCGATGAAAAACGAACAGAAGAATATATAGTCCCTGGTTGCCAATCTCGAGTTTGGGTTGCACCAAAATTAGAATCAGGAAAATTAGAATTTGATGCTGATACTGATACTGCTTTGACAAAAGGTCTTATCGCCATTTTGATACGGGTGTTTTCGGGACAATCTCCAAAAGATATAGCGGATGCCTCACTGGGTTTTATTGAAGAAGTAGGTCTTGCTAAGTTTCTTTCTATTTCAAGAAGAAACGGACTTTTCTCTATGGTACAAAAACTAAAAGGATACGCAGAAAAAGTTTAA
- a CDS encoding LptF/LptG family permease → MNLLLTPFFWFKREFIPFRTLDRYLFLDFFKTFIGTLIMLTSMIVIYKFTDVMKYLVSSKVNQVHVYLHVLYSLPSMVDQVVAPALMFSVCFVIGQFSVNKELVAMMVAGVSFIRIITPILFFGISMWLIMTLFGQTVVIPANKRAQIEYSIMAKGSNRLIDFVYQLHIKGKKGFYYVYWIDEKDNTVKGGFNYIEITPDGHPTYTVSSQKAKFIPSPHSWVLYDAEEVRFNENLELVSRTKYAEKTYDFPEDLAYFSKPIRNPEEMNFFELADEIESRITKGIPFRNVIVQQHMAFAMPLMSFVVVTLGALAGAITKRSAGVASLGLTIAVVLLYYILNSTAKTLAENGALPIWIGMWMTPVIFTSAAYFLYRRMNI, encoded by the coding sequence ATGAATTTGTTGTTAACTCCATTTTTCTGGTTCAAAAGAGAATTTATCCCTTTTCGAACATTAGACCGTTATTTATTTTTAGATTTTTTCAAAACCTTTATTGGTACTCTCATCATGTTAACATCTATGATTGTGATTTATAAATTCACAGATGTGATGAAGTATTTAGTTTCTTCCAAGGTAAACCAAGTGCATGTATATTTGCATGTTTTGTATTCCTTGCCATCCATGGTGGATCAAGTAGTTGCACCTGCTTTGATGTTTTCGGTTTGTTTTGTGATCGGTCAGTTTAGTGTAAACAAAGAGCTTGTTGCCATGATGGTGGCAGGAGTTTCATTTATTCGTATCATCACACCCATTTTATTTTTTGGGATTTCCATGTGGCTCATTATGACATTGTTCGGACAAACCGTGGTGATCCCCGCGAACAAAAGAGCCCAAATTGAATATAGCATTATGGCAAAGGGTTCCAATCGGTTGATTGATTTTGTCTACCAATTGCATATCAAAGGTAAAAAAGGATTCTATTACGTCTATTGGATCGATGAAAAAGATAATACTGTCAAAGGTGGATTCAATTATATTGAAATCACTCCCGATGGACATCCCACATACACAGTATCTTCACAAAAAGCAAAATTCATTCCATCTCCTCATAGTTGGGTTTTGTATGATGCAGAAGAAGTTCGTTTCAATGAAAACTTAGAACTTGTTTCTAGAACAAAATACGCTGAAAAAACTTACGACTTTCCAGAGGACTTAGCTTATTTTTCCAAACCCATTCGAAACCCAGAAGAGATGAATTTTTTTGAATTAGCAGATGAAATTGAATCAAGGATCACTAAAGGGATTCCTTTTCGTAATGTGATCGTCCAACAACATATGGCCTTTGCTATGCCACTCATGTCATTTGTGGTTGTCACACTCGGAGCACTTGCTGGTGCCATTACCAAACGTTCTGCGGGTGTTGCCAGTCTTGGTCTTACGATTGCAGTTGTATTGTTGTATTATATTTTGAATTCGACTGCCAAAACTTTAGCAGAAAATGGTGCCCTTCCCATTTGGATTGGAATGTGGATGACACCAGTGATTTTTACTTCAGCAGCCTATTTTTTATATCGACGAATGAATATTTAA
- a CDS encoding RsmD family RNA methyltransferase, translating into MKGLRVSQGKWKGKEIPAPADVSGHLNFTNSLVKKAIFSLMDSRLLSWGLSFDSVLFCDYFAGSGQISAEAYSLSVHRLLTYELDQTRFRQLHSLFRGLTQVQLFRKDATKHALKWELGDESAYIFYLDPPYTYWSETPARMKEMLEGLYTFCVTLKKPFLILCQIPEHQPTTKIWADLPHKVREYGSHLIIETGYENAETSDP; encoded by the coding sequence ATGAAAGGCCTGCGTGTATCACAAGGAAAGTGGAAGGGAAAAGAAATTCCAGCACCAGCCGATGTATCGGGTCATTTGAATTTTACCAATAGCCTCGTCAAAAAAGCAATTTTTTCTCTTATGGACTCGCGCCTACTTTCCTGGGGCCTTAGTTTTGATTCTGTTTTGTTCTGTGATTACTTTGCTGGTAGTGGACAAATTTCTGCGGAAGCCTATAGCCTTTCCGTTCATAGACTCCTAACTTATGAATTAGACCAAACTCGGTTTAGGCAACTCCATTCTCTTTTTCGAGGACTAACCCAAGTGCAATTGTTTCGAAAAGATGCAACCAAACATGCATTAAAGTGGGAGTTGGGAGACGAGTCTGCTTATATTTTCTATTTGGATCCACCTTACACGTATTGGTCGGAAACTCCCGCAAGAATGAAAGAGATGTTGGAAGGTTTATATACCTTTTGTGTCACTTTAAAAAAACCTTTTTTAATTTTATGCCAAATCCCAGAACACCAACCTACAACAAAAATTTGGGCGGATCTCCCACATAAAGTGAGAGAGTATGGAAGTCATTTGATCATTGAAACAGGTTATGAAAATGCCGAGACTTCCGATCCGTAA
- a CDS encoding FAD-binding oxidoreductase translates to MVAKKTKSIPEINVPKKEKVEAWGMSSFSLSPVFRPETEEEIKELFVWANQTGTKVALRGGGCSYGDASTNTDGVVLDLTHFNKVLDFNLKTGVMTVQSGARIKDLWETGIENGFWPPVVSGTMMPTLGGALSMNIHGKNNFKVGTIGEHIKEFTFLTAKGDILVCSPKKNTDLFYSAISGFGMLGCFLTVQIKMKPIYAGKMKIDPVYVRNFDELFAYFEEHYKTSDYLVGWIDAFASGKSLGRGQIHKATNLKEGEDPDFPGNCLLERQHLPSRLFYVIPKKWMWILMRPFSFHLGMRLINLAKCIASILVNNKAYYQGHAEYAFLLDYVPNWKFVYKPGAMIQYQVFIPKENAKQAFREIFTICQERGIVNYLSVFKKHKPDPFLLTHAVDGFSMAMDFPVTKGNKEKLWALCKEMDEIVLKHKGRFYFAKDSTLRKRVMESYFPKDNLKRFYSLKKKYDPKGILQTDLYKRVFLTEN, encoded by the coding sequence ATGGTCGCAAAAAAAACAAAATCCATTCCTGAGATAAATGTTCCTAAAAAGGAAAAAGTGGAAGCATGGGGTATGAGTTCTTTTTCTTTATCTCCTGTATTTCGTCCGGAAACGGAAGAAGAAATCAAAGAACTTTTCGTTTGGGCCAACCAAACAGGCACCAAAGTTGCGTTACGTGGTGGTGGATGTAGTTATGGTGATGCATCAACTAACACGGACGGAGTTGTTTTAGATCTAACTCATTTTAATAAAGTTTTGGATTTTAACCTGAAAACAGGTGTGATGACAGTTCAATCAGGAGCAAGGATCAAAGACCTTTGGGAAACGGGAATCGAAAATGGATTTTGGCCACCCGTTGTTTCGGGAACTATGATGCCAACACTTGGTGGTGCTCTTTCCATGAACATACATGGAAAAAACAACTTCAAAGTAGGAACGATTGGTGAACATATCAAAGAGTTTACCTTTCTTACTGCCAAGGGAGATATTTTAGTTTGTTCTCCTAAAAAAAATACAGATCTGTTTTATTCTGCAATTTCCGGCTTCGGGATGTTAGGTTGTTTTTTGACAGTCCAAATCAAAATGAAACCGATCTATGCTGGAAAAATGAAAATTGATCCAGTCTATGTCAGAAACTTTGATGAATTATTTGCTTATTTTGAAGAACATTACAAAACTTCTGATTATTTAGTTGGTTGGATTGATGCATTTGCTTCGGGAAAATCTTTGGGTCGAGGGCAAATTCATAAAGCCACTAACCTAAAAGAAGGTGAAGACCCTGATTTTCCTGGTAACTGTTTACTTGAAAGACAACACCTCCCTTCTCGCCTCTTCTATGTCATCCCGAAAAAGTGGATGTGGATCCTGATGCGTCCTTTTAGTTTTCATTTGGGCATGAGGCTGATCAATTTGGCAAAATGTATTGCGAGCATTCTTGTAAACAATAAAGCCTATTACCAAGGCCATGCAGAATATGCATTCCTTTTGGACTATGTTCCCAATTGGAAGTTTGTTTACAAACCAGGTGCAATGATCCAATACCAAGTGTTCATCCCAAAAGAAAACGCCAAACAAGCGTTTCGTGAGATTTTTACCATTTGCCAAGAACGTGGAATTGTAAACTACCTTTCTGTTTTCAAAAAACACAAACCAGATCCGTTTTTACTGACTCATGCTGTGGATGGATTTTCTATGGCTATGGATTTTCCAGTTACCAAAGGAAACAAAGAAAAACTTTGGGCACTTTGTAAAGAGATGGATGAAATTGTTTTAAAACACAAAGGAAGATTTTATTTTGCAAAAGACTCTACACTTCGCAAAAGAGTGATGGAATCCTATTTCCCTAAAGACAATCTAAAACGTTTCTATTCCCTAAAGAAAAAATATGATCCAAAGGGAATTTTACAAACAGATCTTTACAAACGAGTGTTTTTAACAGAAAATTAA
- a CDS encoding PP2C family protein-serine/threonine phosphatase, translated as MIKQSFQERFKLDDEVMKISRICLVVFFTFIGFGIFAPIDELGLYDPKWIRVLHASVTLSFYIATYFSDRVRNQIQPIMLFFFYTMSTHSLVLLYWNSLYIGYLVGMILVLSCIGVSFVDRRSLVSYLGTVTSAGIVIGIYTKEPQVDLPLYLSSIITPALVSYLTLNIRLSSVEKLRISESKLKGFQDRMLNELELANETQSNLVTTEWPKTKGIRLHSFFRSFDQVGGDAISYLQREDGKLALFFADVSGHGIASAMVSAMAVLAFKIHGNQNEPSVCLRSIHSDLQELVPNNHISACVLFVDTNTKEIQYSIAGHPPLIRIEKETGPKFMEGMGTLIVSFLKPNLKDFTITPNSGDRILLYSDGILEVFDEAGEIYGDEHLFTSIKNHSDKKGEEFLNALYEDSMSFSAKRISDDMSMLLLEIL; from the coding sequence ATGATAAAACAATCCTTCCAAGAGCGATTTAAACTTGATGATGAGGTGATGAAAATTTCACGAATTTGCCTCGTGGTTTTTTTTACTTTTATCGGTTTTGGAATTTTTGCACCCATTGACGAATTAGGATTGTATGATCCTAAATGGATTCGTGTTTTACATGCTTCGGTAACTTTAAGTTTTTACATTGCCACTTACTTTTCTGATAGGGTGCGGAACCAAATCCAACCCATTATGCTTTTTTTCTTTTATACAATGAGTACTCACTCCCTCGTTCTTTTGTATTGGAATTCGCTTTACATTGGTTATCTGGTCGGAATGATTTTGGTTTTATCTTGTATTGGAGTGAGTTTTGTTGATCGCCGCTCCCTTGTTTCTTATTTGGGGACAGTCACTTCTGCAGGGATTGTCATTGGAATTTATACAAAAGAACCACAAGTGGATTTACCTCTTTACCTTTCGTCTATCATCACACCGGCTCTTGTATCCTATCTCACGCTGAACATTCGACTTAGTTCTGTTGAAAAACTAAGAATTTCGGAATCCAAACTCAAAGGATTTCAGGATCGTATGTTAAACGAACTGGAATTGGCAAATGAAACTCAATCCAATTTAGTCACTACCGAGTGGCCTAAAACAAAAGGAATTCGCCTCCATTCTTTTTTTAGGTCTTTTGACCAAGTGGGTGGGGATGCCATTAGTTATTTGCAAAGAGAAGATGGCAAATTGGCACTTTTTTTTGCTGATGTGTCTGGGCATGGAATTGCTTCGGCAATGGTATCTGCGATGGCAGTCCTTGCTTTTAAAATTCACGGGAATCAAAATGAACCATCAGTTTGTTTGAGATCAATTCATAGCGACTTGCAAGAGTTAGTCCCTAATAATCATATCAGTGCTTGTGTGCTCTTTGTTGATACAAATACAAAAGAAATTCAGTATTCCATTGCGGGCCATCCACCTCTCATCCGAATCGAAAAGGAAACAGGTCCAAAATTTATGGAAGGAATGGGAACTTTGATTGTTTCCTTTTTAAAACCTAATTTAAAAGATTTTACGATCACACCAAATTCGGGAGACCGTATTTTACTCTATTCCGACGGAATTTTAGAAGTTTTTGATGAGGCCGGAGAGATTTATGGAGACGAACATTTGTTTACATCCATAAAAAATCATTCTGACAAAAAAGGTGAAGAATTTTTGAATGCTCTATATGAGGACTCTATGTCATTTTCGGCAAAACGAATTTCCGACGATATGAGTATGTTACTTTTGGAAATTTTATGA
- the pbpC gene encoding penicillin-binding protein 1C has translation MPRLPIRNKKNFFFGFTRNTLVSFFFIIGFLFCSSTLWSLPTYKEVKSEFIPSDIQVFDRSGELIQRYRTRNDFRSEEWIEYERLPKFLIDSVVHAEDKRFFEHKGIDSNALISSFWGNLTGPSLRGGSTITMQLVSLLDPELKSSSSKRKTIFQKLKQIQRAVELEETWSKEEIFTAYINLIYFRGELKGISSASKGLFRKSPESLTPNETYVLSALIRSPQSPIEKVIKRVCLLKKERDGIDDCESISRLVRESLFRNLDYPQYPSFVPLYTKTILDFSSAKQNKIEEKNNSEFVSSLSLNFQRKVEEILKRNVKTLANKNVKDGAVIVIENRTGQVLVYVPNIGEESSVSKLDLIRSKRQVGSTLKPFVYAENFEENKLTPDSILSDSPVGIPVYQGIYRPLNYDKSYKGNVTVRESLGSSLNIPAIRALSFLDINEFILVLERLGITGLRYPEFYGPSLALGTADITLLELTNAYRTLANDGMYSELKFEHSDVPSNSRRVFSPKTSYLVSEILADREARSLGFGWDNFLSTAYYTSVKTGTSQDMRDNWCIGYSEVYTVGVWVGNPTGSPMLDVSGITGAAPVWRETMDLFHESLGSQLKKPKEEISSDSISDSSLSKESRIERTKATRILTPVNGSIFALDPDIPLGRQKILFTFSSYDVSYSYYLNDEKIGSVGGPYLWEPKKGEYRLQVKDRDGKVLSLSLFEVR, from the coding sequence ATGCCGAGACTTCCGATCCGTAATAAAAAGAATTTTTTTTTCGGATTCACACGGAACACACTCGTTTCTTTTTTTTTCATCATAGGATTTCTTTTTTGTAGTTCTACTCTTTGGTCTTTACCAACATATAAAGAAGTCAAATCAGAATTCATCCCTTCCGATATACAAGTGTTTGATAGGAGTGGGGAACTCATCCAAAGATACCGAACCCGAAATGATTTCCGATCGGAAGAATGGATCGAATATGAGAGACTTCCCAAGTTTCTCATCGACTCTGTGGTTCATGCAGAAGACAAACGTTTCTTTGAACATAAAGGCATTGATTCGAATGCACTGATTTCTTCTTTTTGGGGAAACCTCACAGGACCATCGTTACGCGGTGGATCCACAATCACTATGCAACTAGTTTCTCTTTTAGATCCTGAGTTAAAATCTTCTTCATCCAAACGAAAAACAATCTTTCAAAAATTAAAACAAATCCAAAGAGCTGTGGAATTAGAGGAAACTTGGTCTAAAGAAGAAATTTTTACTGCTTATATCAATTTGATTTATTTCAGAGGGGAATTAAAAGGAATCAGTTCCGCAAGTAAGGGGTTATTTCGAAAATCCCCTGAGTCTTTAACACCTAACGAAACCTATGTTCTTTCTGCCCTCATTCGGTCCCCTCAAAGTCCCATTGAAAAAGTCATCAAACGAGTTTGTTTGTTAAAAAAAGAAAGAGATGGCATTGATGATTGTGAATCAATTTCTCGACTAGTGAGGGAAAGTTTGTTTCGAAATTTGGATTATCCCCAATACCCATCCTTTGTTCCTCTTTATACAAAAACAATTTTGGATTTTTCATCTGCGAAACAAAACAAAATTGAGGAAAAAAATAATTCGGAGTTTGTGTCTTCCTTATCTTTAAACTTTCAAAGAAAAGTAGAAGAGATTTTAAAACGTAATGTCAAAACCCTGGCAAATAAAAATGTAAAAGATGGGGCAGTGATTGTTATCGAGAATCGCACAGGCCAAGTTTTGGTTTATGTTCCTAATATTGGTGAAGAAAGTTCTGTATCCAAATTGGATCTCATTCGGAGCAAAAGACAAGTGGGATCTACCTTAAAACCTTTTGTTTACGCAGAAAACTTTGAAGAAAATAAACTGACACCCGATTCCATCCTTTCTGATTCTCCAGTGGGTATTCCCGTTTACCAAGGAATTTATCGCCCGTTAAATTATGATAAATCTTATAAGGGCAATGTGACTGTTCGAGAAAGCCTTGGTTCTTCCTTAAATATTCCTGCCATCCGTGCATTGTCATTTCTCGATATTAACGAGTTCATTTTGGTTTTGGAACGATTGGGAATCACCGGGCTTCGGTATCCTGAATTTTATGGGCCCTCTTTGGCACTTGGGACAGCTGACATTACACTTTTGGAATTAACCAACGCCTACAGAACTTTGGCCAACGATGGAATGTATTCTGAATTAAAATTTGAACATTCCGATGTTCCATCAAATTCTAGACGAGTATTTTCACCTAAAACAAGTTATCTGGTATCGGAAATCCTTGCGGATAGGGAAGCAAGGTCACTCGGATTCGGTTGGGATAATTTTTTATCCACTGCTTATTATACTTCTGTCAAAACCGGAACCAGTCAAGATATGAGAGACAATTGGTGCATCGGTTATTCAGAAGTTTATACAGTAGGAGTTTGGGTAGGTAATCCAACAGGAAGTCCTATGTTAGATGTTTCGGGGATCACTGGTGCGGCTCCTGTGTGGCGAGAGACAATGGATTTATTCCATGAGTCGCTTGGTTCCCAATTAAAAAAACCGAAAGAGGAAATTTCATCAGATTCAATTTCTGATTCGTCCTTGTCTAAAGAGAGTAGGATAGAGAGGACCAAAGCGACAAGAATCCTGACTCCTGTGAATGGAAGTATCTTTGCATTGGATCCAGACATTCCTTTGGGGCGCCAAAAAATCCTCTTTACTTTCAGTTCTTACGATGTTTCCTATTCTTATTATTTAAACGATGAAAAGATTGGGTCTGTTGGAGGTCCATACCTCTGGGAACCAAAGAAGGGAGAATATCGTTTGCAAGTAAAGGATAGGGATGGTAAAGTTTTATCTCTTTCTTTATTTGAAGTTCGGTAA
- a CDS encoding NYN domain-containing protein, whose amino-acid sequence MPVNERILIDGMNLMYKFPDLAFCLGEYRLQDARDGLLAHLKRFYSEKKQTKVLVFFDGKKDFTSDCYSEEMGDFSLHYSHEKKADELIIGYLNLCPVPSQCLVVSSDKEIISFARRLRAKRMTSEEFYAEWLKRETEEDETEFNHLKEGLTPSSETDYWERQFLP is encoded by the coding sequence GTGCCCGTAAATGAGAGAATCCTGATCGACGGGATGAATCTGATGTATAAATTTCCTGATTTGGCTTTTTGTTTGGGGGAATACCGCTTACAAGATGCCCGGGATGGGTTACTTGCCCATTTAAAACGATTCTATTCAGAGAAAAAACAAACGAAAGTTCTCGTCTTTTTTGACGGAAAGAAGGATTTTACATCCGATTGTTATTCGGAAGAAATGGGGGATTTTTCCCTTCATTACAGTCATGAAAAAAAAGCTGATGAACTCATCATCGGATATCTGAACTTATGTCCAGTACCTTCACAATGTTTGGTGGTATCTTCCGATAAAGAGATCATTAGTTTTGCAAGAAGGCTTCGGGCCAAACGAATGACTTCGGAAGAATTTTATGCAGAATGGCTGAAAAGGGAAACCGAAGAGGACGAAACAGAATTTAACCACCTGAAAGAAGGATTGACACCAAGTTCAGAAACCGATTACTGGGAGAGACAATTCCTTCCTTGA
- a CDS encoding SDR family NAD(P)-dependent oxidoreductase — MGKKIIIVGASSGIGKAIAEAELNAGNSVVLLARREKPLESIAKKANSSKEKRAFPLPFDVTKFSTAEKTFEKAVSLLGGLDEVYFASGVMPEISPNEYNTTKDLKMLNVNILGAVAFLNPAATYFTKQKSGKIIGISSIAGERGRKGNPVYNTSKAALNTYLEALRNRLSESNVQVTTIKPGFVITEMTKGLKLPEKGLLKAITAEEAAVRIRKIVAEGKDEAFVPGIWALVGLIIRNIPNFIFKKLSI, encoded by the coding sequence ATGGGGAAAAAAATAATAATCGTCGGTGCCTCGAGTGGGATCGGAAAAGCCATTGCTGAAGCAGAATTGAACGCAGGAAATTCCGTGGTTCTTTTGGCAAGAAGGGAAAAACCCTTAGAGTCCATTGCTAAAAAAGCAAATTCATCCAAAGAAAAAAGGGCCTTCCCTTTGCCATTTGATGTGACAAAATTTTCCACAGCGGAAAAAACATTTGAGAAAGCAGTCTCTCTCCTTGGGGGATTGGACGAAGTGTATTTTGCTTCTGGAGTGATGCCCGAAATTTCTCCTAACGAATACAATACAACCAAAGACCTTAAAATGCTAAATGTAAACATCTTAGGTGCTGTTGCGTTTTTAAATCCGGCTGCTACTTATTTTACCAAACAAAAGTCAGGGAAAATTATCGGAATCTCTTCCATAGCAGGGGAACGTGGCCGAAAAGGAAATCCTGTTTACAATACATCCAAAGCTGCCCTTAACACTTATTTGGAAGCACTTCGCAATCGTTTGTCTGAATCCAATGTCCAAGTAACAACGATTAAACCAGGCTTCGTCATTACAGAAATGACAAAGGGACTCAAACTCCCAGAAAAAGGATTACTAAAGGCTATCACCGCAGAAGAAGCCGCAGTTAGAATTCGTAAAATTGTTGCGGAAGGAAAAGATGAAGCATTTGTTCCAGGGATCTGGGCACTAGTAGGGCTTATCATTCGTAACATTCCCAATTTCATTTTTAAAAAACTGAGTATATAA